In a single window of the Nicotiana tomentosiformis chromosome 8, ASM39032v3, whole genome shotgun sequence genome:
- the LOC138897456 gene encoding uncharacterized protein yields MGTDPREDPQDFTDQLHKIFRVMHAAEKEVVKPAAFRLRDIAVLWYEGWERSRGRGAPLVIQENFQNAFLDQYAPSIAATMRDKIHRFIIGLYPELTKACATAALQDRCESQSSAGRGRGRGRGSSSGCNQNRIYALAGRQDQESSPDVVTGNTVTPRGRFISYLKARKMIKKGCIYHIVRVRDAYAEIPTLQSIPVVREFTDAFPDELPPIPPKREIDFSIDLLMGTQPISIPPYRKAPAELKELKE; encoded by the exons ATGGGGACAGATccgagggaggacccgcaggatttcacaGATCAGCTTCACAAGATTTTTCGGGTTATGCACGCCGCGGAGAAAGAGGTAGTTAAGCCGGCAGCTTTTAGACTTAGAGATATAGCcgtcctttggtacgagggatgggagaggtccaggggacgtggtGCACCTCTAGTTATTCAAGAGAATTTTCaaaatgccttccttgacca ATATGCTCCATCCATAgctgctactatgcgggacaagaTCCACAGGTTTATAATAGGGTTGTACCCAGAGTTGACCAAGGCATGTGCCactgctgcattgcaggata ggtgtgagtctcagtcttcagctggtagaggtcgaggcagaggtagaggttccagttcaggatGTAATCAAaatcgtatctatgctttagcaggtcgacaggaccaggagtcttcaccagacgttgtgacag gtaatacagtgacacccagaggtaggtttatttcctatctgaaggcgaggaaaatgatcaaAAAAGGAtgtatttatcatattgtgcgagttagagatgcatatgctgagatacctacacttcagtctattccagtagtcagAGAGTTCACAGATgcgtttccagatgagcttccaccTATTCCTCCaaagcgagagattgattttagcatcgatttgcttatgggaactcaaccaatatccatccctccatatagaaaggcacctgccgaattgaaggagttgaaggagtag